ATCCCAATAATGAACCGGAAATGATTCATAATTCCCATCATTATTTTTGAAATAGGCAAAAGTGACAGGGTCCATACTCTGATTGCCATCAAAATCCTTGGCATAAACCGTCACAGGTCTTTCGAATGAAGGATGGAGGTAATTGTTTGCACCCATGTTCCCGACGATATAATCCATATCCCCATCCCCATCAAAATCACCGGCAACAACACTGTTCCACCATCCCAAATGATTTTCCAGGCCAGTTTCTTGGACTTTTACAAATTTTCCATTTTGATATTTGAAAACCGTAATGGGCATCAATTCCCCAACAATCATGAGTTCCAGAATCCCGTCATTGTCCACATCAGTCCAAAGGGCATCTGTAACCATTCCCAGATCCTTCAGTTCAGGCAAAAACTCATCAGTTACATCCACCAATTCCCCATTAGTATTTTTCAATAAAAAGGAACGCTCAGGCAAAGGATATTGAGTAATGGGTGTTCTTCCCCCGACAAACAAATCCATATTACCGTCTCCATCAAAATCAGCCGCTCTCACTACTGTCCCACTGGCATTGATCTCGGGCATCTTATCCGGTGCATAGGTGAATTTCCCTTTTCCATCATTCAGGAATAACCTATCGGTGTAAAGCGGGGAACCAAGACTGAATTCATTGCTTCCCGATACCAAATAAAGATCCAAGTCCCCGTCATTATCTAGATCAAAAAGCACCATTCCCATCTCTTCGTATTTCATTTCATCCTCAGATCCAAAAAGTTCACCTTCTTCAAATTTGCCATCCTCCAGTTGAAAAAATACTTTTGCCCCAAAACCGGTAGCGCTGCCTACAATAAAATCTTCCAACCCATTTCCATTTAAATCTCCTACTGCTAGACTTGGTCCGAATTGGGTCAACTTATGCAACAATGTTCTCTGGACATTGTAATCAATTTTGTCCACTTCTTGATGCATGTAATTTATACCTAGGTCGGCGGATACTTCTTTCATTAATTTTGGTTGGTCCTTTGGAACCAATGGGAATCTTAAGGTGGATTTTTCAGTTAAAATAGCATCTTTCTCAGAAATGCTAACCAACTGGTTTATATTGACCTGATCCAGTTTTTGGTATTTCCCATCCTGCCACAATACTTCAAGAGAAATTGATTCTGCCTTATTACCCATTCCAAAATGTAATATTTCATCCAAGGAAGACATATAACCTCTTGATAACTGTTGTTCCTGATAAAGGAAACTGCCATCCGAAAATCTCACAACGACCTTTGCCCCTATTCCCATCGGATTGTTTTTAGGCCCTTCCAGTTTTACCCTTAGAAAATTGGGAATCTCTTTCTTTTGGTTGAGGGTGTTCTCAAAAATAAAAGCCTCATCATTGATATTGTTGACCACATAATCCAGATCTCCATCCCCATCCAAATCGGCAAAAACAGCCCCATTGGAAAATGAGGGTATATCAAGACCCCATTCTTCGGTAATGTCTTCAAAGGTAAGGTCTCCCTTATTTCTAAATCCATAATTCGGGATTCTCACAATGGGCAAAGAATCCAGCAATTGTCTTGTAGTGGCAATCCTTCCTACATCCACCCTATAATTGGCAAAGTCCTTGTCAGTAATATCCCTTGGAAAGCCATTTGTAATCATCAAGTCTCTTAAACCATCATTATCCACATCTGCAAATAAAGGTGCCCAACTCCAATCCGTCTGATAAACACCCGAGAGATGCCCTATTTCGCTGAAAGGGATGTCCGGGCCATTGCCCAGGTGCAGCATATTTCTGACGTGCTGATATTCATAACCCCAAGTTTCATTGTTGATATAGTTCTGGTAGAGATTTTTAGAAATAGTTGTCTTTTTTCTGTAATTCGTTTCTCCCAACATATCCAAGGTGATGATATCCAAAAATCCATCATTGTTGAAATCAGAAATATCACAGCCCATGGCAAACATACTTTGATGCCGGATATAGTCTTTGATTTTATTGGTAAAGGTCCCATCCCCATTATTGATGTAAAGAATATCATTGGTGATATAATCATTGCTGATATAAATGTCTGTCCAACCATCACCGTTTATATCACCTAAGGCTAAGCCCAATCCAAAGCCTTCGATCAAAATCCCGGCTTCCAAGGTCACATTGGAAAAAGTCCCGTCCCCATTATTTTTGTATAATTGATCGTTATTGATTGCTGACCCATCCACAATTTTCTGCCTGTAATTGATGGGTATGGTCTGGCTTTGTTCATTGTTCAATACATAGAGGTCCAAAAAACCATCTTTGTCAAAATCAAAAAAAACAGCTCCCATACCATTACCTGTATCTGCTATCCCGAATTCTTTTGCCAATTCTTTGAATACAGGAATCCCCTGTTCATTCAATCCTTGATTTACAAACAGCAAATTTGCTCTTCTTTCTTTTTCAGGATACATGGCTGCTGTCACATAGACATCCATCAATCCATCGCTGTTAACATCCACAATAGCAACCCCTGTACTCCAAGTTTCTGAGTCCCCAATTCCTGCTATTTCTGAAATGTCTTGGAACTTCAAGCCTCCTTGATTAAGGTATAACTTATTGCTCACCTGATTGCCTGTAAAGAATAAATCAGGTAATCCATCATTGTTGAAATCTGCCACTGCTACACCGCCACCATTGAAAATATATTCATCTGTGAGGATATTGAAGGTGTCTGTTTCAGTGATAGCATTATTAAATGTAATTCCTGTATGGGAACTTGGAACAGCATTGAATAGCTTTTGCTCTTTTTGTTTACAGGATGCCAAAAGAGAAATGCAAAACAATATAGAAACCAAATACTTCATGGATTTTAGGATTAGTGCTGGGAATGATTTAAAAATAAGAGGCTTTTTTGAAAAAAAATAGGAGAAGTCCTATTAGATAAGACTTCTCCTTAAATAAATGAATTCAAATATTAATAACCTGGGTTTTGCTGGATATTTCCTAAGCTTTGGTTAACCACAAATTCAGGGATTGGTAAGTATTCGTCTTTGCCGGTCCTGAAAGTTGCTCCTGCTAAGTGAGTTCTAATCTGGCTTTCTCTGGCAAGGAATTCTGACATTGTTGGACCAACAGTTCCCCATCTTACCAAATCATAGAATCTATGACCTTCCATGGCAAGTTCCAAATACCTTTCAAATCGAACAGCTTTTCTAGCCAAATCCTTATCAGACCATGGGGCTGTATACAATTCAATTTGGTAATTGGCCTCAGGTTGACCTGCAGCATTAGTCACTACAGTTGAAGCTTTTGCTCTGGCCCTTACTTCATTGACGTATTCCTGTGCTTTACTCAAACTTCCTATTTCTACCTCACATTCCGCTGCCATCAACAAAAGATCGGCATATCTCATGACAATTTGGTTTTTACCCAATTGACCTTGTCCCCAACTTCCGGGCACAAAGAATGGTCCAACCTCATCTCTCCACTGAATATGCTTGTTAGGCAACCATGGTCCACCGTTTGCAAGCTGTCTGATCCAAGTAGCTGCAGCTGGTCCATAGTCTTTATAGGTAACTCCAATTCTACCTACTGTATAATCCAACCTAGGATCTAATTCACCTCGGTCAGGAAAGTCAGTTGGATTTGATTCATGGTTTTTAACATTAACTTGGTTATAAGTATCCAAAAGCGGTAATCCGCTCGAAGTCCTGTAGGCATTTACCAAACTTTGGGCAGGCTGATAGAATCCGCAGCATCCAACAGGACCATCATTATGAGGATTTGTCAATTCCAATTCCACATTGGAATTGGCACCACCTGTTCCGTCACCGACAGTATATTGGATGGAGAAAATAATTTCCTTACCATTCTCAAATTGTCCTCTAAATACATTTTTAAAATCCGCTTCCAAACCATATTTTGTTCCGTTGCTGGTTGTTCCGTTGGCAATAATCTGGTCAAACAGTGCTTTGGCTTCTGTGTATTTGTTCTGGTACAAATAAGCTTTTGCAAGAAAAGCCATGGCAGTCCACTTATTTACCCTGCCGATTTGAGCCTGAGTATTTGGGAGGTTATCCATAGCATATTTCAAATCCTCTTCAATATTAGGATATATATCCACGGTATTCACGATGGACCTATATTGCTCAGTAGTAATTACAGTTTCATCTACATAAGCAACGTTCTTGTAATTCCTAGCTGCTTCGAAGTGAAGAAAACCCCTTATAAATCTCGCTTGAGCAAGAATGTTGGTTTTCCTGTCAGCAGGAATATCTTCGGTTGCATTTGCCAATCTAATGGTAATATTTGCCATACCGATACCATCATAGATTGCTCTCCATTTGTTGGTAGCGGATGGGCTTGAAGGTAATACCTCAAATCTTTCTACAGGGTTGATTTCAGTTGCCTGATCGAGTGCCTCTGAACCTTTATAGGCATCATCCGATCGTACACCGCCCCATAACCAGTTATTAGGACCTGTATACCATGCACCAATCTGTTTTCCCTGAAGTGCCCGATAAGCGACTAATAGAGATCCATTCACACCATTTTCATTGGCAAGCGCATTTTCGGATATGGAGCCCAACGGCGGCCTATCCAAGAATTCTTCGCTGCATGAGGAAATCACGCTTGATGCAGCTACGAAGAACATCAGAAAATATATTATTCTACTTTTCATAATTATCTTTTCTTTATTAATGATTTAATTAAAACCCTACGTTGATACCAACAATGAACGTTCTTGGGGCAGGTGTCCTAAATTGATCAACTCCCATTTGCAATTCACTGTTACCCAAGATTCCGATATCCGGATCCGGACCTGAGTAATTTGTAAATGTAAACACGTTCTGACCTTGAACATATATCCTTGCTCTGTACATTCCCAATCTTTCGATTTGTGCCATTGGGAAAGTATAACCTATCTGCATCTGTCTTACTCTTAAGAAAGATCCATCTTCTACGTACCATGAATTGGAAATAGCACCTGAGAAAGTATCATTTGCATTCAATATTGGCATACTTGCTCCTCTATTTTCCGGAGTCCAAGTATCATACAATACATCAGTATGGTAACCACCTTCAAATCCTCTTAGGTGCGTACTCCACTTGGTGTAATTATAGATTTGGTTGCCCTGATTCCAGAATAGGAATGTTTGGAAATCCCAATTTTTATAATTGAATCCAATGTCCATACCCATTTGGAATTTAGGAATTGGGTTTCCGATAAAGGTTTGGTCATCACCATCAATCACACCATCATTATTGATATCACGGATTTTCCAGGATCCGACTCTTTTATATGGCATATCAGCATGGGCAGTGACTTCTTCCTCGGTTTGGAATATACCATCTACCTGCCAACCCCAGAAGGATGCCAATGGACGACCTGCTTCAATTCTCTGAACATTTCCCAGACGACCTGCTCCAAACAACAAGAAGGAACTTCCTTCTGCGTCAATTTTAACTGCTTCGTTTCTGTAATGGGTAAATGTCATTCCAACATTGTAGCTCCAATCTTTACCCATTTTTCCTCTTGTGGACAAGGAACCATCAACACCTTTGTTTACCATGGTTCCAACATTTATTCTAGGCTGGCCTACATTTGGCTCCAAACCGTTTCTCTGACGCTCAACAAGCAAGTCATTGGTTGTATTGTTGAAATATTCAACTGTGAAATCCAATCTTCCTCCAAACATGGATCCATCAAGACCTACGTTGACCATTTCAGCTGCTTCCCATTTAGTACTTGGATTACCCACCACGCTAGGTCTGTACCCAATCTGGGGTAAGCCATTTGTACCTGCTATATCATAGGCTGTGCCATTCAAACTAGCACCAAAGAAAGAATAGGCGTTAGCTGCACTCACGTTTCTTTGGCTACCCATTTGGCCCCAACCCCCTCTTAGTTTCAATTCATCAAACATGGTAGCCGATTGCATAAATGATTCCTCAGAAATTCTCCATCCAAATCCAAATGCAGGGAAAACACCCACTCTGAAATCCGGTCCAAATACAGAGGCCTCATCTCTTCTTAAAGTAGCGCTGAATAAATATTTATCCATCAATTGGTATTCTGCTTTACCAAAAATAGAAGACAGTGTTCTTGGAGTTCCCGGAGCGCCACTATTTTGGGGAAGGTTTTTACCCGTATTAATTGACCTGAAATCAGGATCGTTGAAATCATAATCTACCCTGCTTGCACTTAAGAATCTTCCTTGTTCAAAAATTGCTTCTGTGGCACCGAACAATTTGATGACATGTTTGTCACCGATATTTAAATTGTACTGCAAACTGTTGGTCCATGTCCAAGAGGTGAATGAATTGAAATACTCGCTATAGGCATTGTTTCTAATTGGCTCTGCTTTCTCAGGAGTTATCCATGTAAAGTTGTACCCATTTCCATATCTCTGATCTATACCAAAAGAGGTTGATGCAGTTAGATTTTTTGTCAAATGGAGTTGTGCATATGCATTTCCAAATAGGGTAATGCCTCTAAACTTATTGTCTCTATTTCGGGGCAATACTGCATGCGCAGTCAAAGTCTGACCTGCACCTCCTATGGACGTTCCTGCAGGATTTCCATTAATATCTTGCAAAGGAATAAAAGGAGCAGCTCTTGTAGCCAAGTACCAAGGGTTCTGTCCTTCATTGTTAAAATCAAGTCCGCCTGAAAGGTTGTTTGGATCTGATGAAGAACCAAATTGATCAACAAATGCCAATTGGAAGTTTTCACCTATTGTAATCCATTTTTTAGGACTGAATCTGGTATTTGCTCTTAGGGTTGTCCTTTGAAGACCTGTCTCTCTGAAAACCCCATCAGAACTAAAATAATTTAGACCCATCGAATAGCTTCCCTTATCCGTACCACCAGTTGCGCCAATCTGATGCATGTGAATGATACCATTTTGAGCAGCATCCCTGTGCCAATCTGTTCCTGGGCTTGTTTCTGCAATTTGATAAGTGTTTTCAAAACTAAATGGATCCCAATTGTACCTATCAAAGTCAGGATTAGTTGCTTCTCCTGGTCTGGCATTGACATCCATATTGGATACTAAATATTGTGGTATACCATTTTGGAAGATTCTACTGTTGAATGGAATTCCTGCTCCTTCAGCTGCCCTAATAAGATGTTCTCTATATTCTTCAGTATTCAACATGGTTGGATAAACCCTGTTTGGTAGAGACTGGAAACCAACATAAGAATCATAAGTCAGGTTGGTTTTTCCTGAAGTACCTTGTCTTGTAGTCACCACAATAACTCCGTTTGCAGCCCTTGATCCATATATGGAGGCAGAAACCGGATCTTTAAGTACCTGAACTGATTCGATATCCTGAGGGTTGAGTGCATTGGCATTATCTGTTGGCACGCCGTCAATGACATAAAGCGGATCATTATTACCAAAAGAAGTAAAACCTCTGATCCTCACTTTTGCAGCTGCACCCGGTGCACCTGTACCTGAAACAGTTACACCTGCGGCCCTACCCTGAAGCATGTTACCAAGTGTAAAACTTGGTTGCTGTAAAGTTGTTTTGGTGTTTACCACTGAAACTGAACCGACAATATCTCTTTTTCTTTCAGAGGTATAACCGGTAACAATAACCTCATCCAATCCCAGTAGGGATTCCTCAAGGGTAACATTGATTTCACTCCTGTTTCCTACAACTTCTTCCCTGGATACATATCCAATAAAGGAGAAAACAAGGATGCTTTCATTTGAAGGTACATAGATGGAGTAATTTCCATCTATATCAGTTACGACCCCCGTGCCAGTTCCTTTTACAAGGACACTTACGCCAGGAATACCGTCGCTAAATTCATCAATAACCCTTCCGGTTACTGTCGTTTGAGCCAACACTGTCGCGCTGGAAAGAACTAAGAGTAATATGAATACACTTAGGCTTTTGTAAAATTTTTCCATAAACATAGATTGATTGGGTAATAATTATTAATCGATTTTTTGTTGCAATAATTTAATAAACTTTTGGTGCAAACGATTGCAGGTTCCTGCAAAATAATTGCAATAGTTTTTCTGAATCTGGGAACAAAATCCGGGAACTATTGCTGATTATACCTTGACATTTTTCATGTCTACCATTTGTGACTTTGATTTAAAAATCAAAGTGCTAAGTTTTTAGTGCTAAAACGATTTCATAGCAATTAAAAAAAATAGATTACTATACCATAGGCGATGAATTTTGGGTTATTATTTTAAATCTTCTTATACATATAAATTCGACCAAGCGAATATTATTTGGCAGAATAAGTGATTAATAAATTTATCAATTATAAATAAATTTAATTTGCTTTACAAGGTTGAAATATAAGTATAAATCAAAAAATCAAAAACTTTTTGTTAAAAATCATTAATCTATTCAAGTTTTTTTTCTGACCTGAAAAGTCCAATAAAATCTTGTTCCTCAAAATATGCTTTGAAATTGATATCCCTCAAGGCCCTTTCTCTAAGGTATTCACTTCGCTCAATTGATTTTGAAAGATTCTCAATCATCCCAATCTTATCCCCTGATAATGAAGCCACTAATGCCAATCCATAAAAACCGTATCCCGAACTTCTATCCACCTGTACACATTCTTCAAAAGATTCCAAAGCCATTCGATAGTCCTCTGTAAGAAAATAAGCCAATCCCTTATTAAAAAGATTTTCTTCATTTTCCTTTGCCCTGTTCAATCTGATAGTGGCCAACTTATAATCACCATTGATAATATCAAGTGCCCCTCTTACTCCTTCATTATAGGACAAAAACGAATCAGATTCATCCCGCTCCAATGCCGAAGCCTCTGAAACAGCAATATAGGCATCAAAATAATCTCCTCTCAGAATATAGGCCCTACCTATATTATGTAACGAAACCGAAGTGGTCTTGATCCTGTTGGCCTGCTTAAACATATTAATAGCGTTAGTGATCAATACATTCTTTTCCCTAACGTCTAGTTCCCTTTGAGCCCTGTTTAAATATACCACTCCTAGATTATTGAAAGCCAATTCCGAAGGATAAAGCTCTGTCAATTTTAAAAATATGGCTTCCTTTTCCTCCAATCTCTTTGCAGTCTGACCTGCAAAGATCAGGTGGTCCTGGGTCAATCCATCCAAAGGTTCCCCGTTATTGAGTAAGGCAAATACACTGGCTGAAATTTCCAGGTTATTGAATCGCGTGTCTTCCAATAATACTGAGACTTTGGCTGCATTGAGTTTTGGAAATAAATCCCTGGATATATTTCTGTAGGAATCCAACCTTTGCAATTCCTGAAGTTGAGATGAAAAATCCCGTTGATTCAATAAAACATTATAGACTGCTTCTTTTTGTACCGGGCTTATACCCTGATAATCACTCAAGAGCAAACGCAGGTCAAACCAATCCTCGGATCTAAAATCAGTTTCAATTTTTGCGCCTTTCAATAAGCCGCTTTCCTGCAACTGATCAGTTATAAACTCTGCTCTTTTTAAAGCTAAGCCTTTGATATTATCCTGGGCGGATGGAGAATTTAGTCCTGTTATGGTTACCCTGCTGATTTTTTTGCCTTTTTCTCCCAAAATAAAAAAATCCTTAACGGCGGTGGGCAACACCGGAGCTGACCGGACTGAACTTCCCGGTGAAAAAGGTATTGTAAATTCCCGACTGTCTAAGGATTTTTGATCTGAAAATTCTTTTTCCATATAAACCCCGATTTCTGGAATTGGCTGATCAGGAATTACTTGGCCTATTCTGGTAAGCAGCGGTGAAGTTTCCAATCCTGCAGCGAGGGTTTTGGAAGGAGACTGATAGACATTGTTTTTCTTTTCGACCAAACCTTTAATCACTAAATCCCCTCTTTCCATTCCAGGCAAATAGGGGAAAACAAAACTGTTATCTATTCTCGCAGAAATAAGATTCTGGGTATAAACTCCATCAAAAGGCACTATTTCTCCAAATCTAAGGGAACCCTCGCCATATAAATATTCAGGATACAATACAATCCGGACGTCTTTTTTCAAAAATTCCAATGGTATAGCCCCTTCAATCCTAAATCTTACCGAATCTCTGTGCAACTCTAAAATCTCAGGCTTGGCATAAACCCCTTCAAGCAAACTATCATAAATATTGATTTTGGGGCTACAAGAGCCGAAGACAAAAATCAGAATCAATAGAAGAAAATATTTTTCAGTAATTTTAAACATTTGGCATTCAATTAGATTATTGAAAATAAATTATTACTTTTAATTGTAAATTACAAACCAGCTATTATGAATGAGATTAAATTGTTTTTCGAGGAACGAGCTTTTGGGGTTTGTTCCAAATTGGGTGAGAAACTGCATTTTCCTATAGACAGTATCCGACTGTTTTTTATTTATAGTTCTTTTATTACACTTGGATCACCGATCATTGTTTATGTCAGCATGGCTATGTTGATGAAAGTTAGGAAATACTTGAGGAAAATGAACAATCCAATATTATTTGATTAAATTTTGCCGAAGGTTTTCTGTCCTCTGATAAAATAATCCCACAAAATGGATCTCTTCCTACGAATAGATATTTGTTCAGGCAATTTTGAAGCCAATACATGTTTATTCCCTGAATTTTTCATTTTGTGAAAAGCCAAATGAGCCTTGAGGACTTCTTTTGAATCTTGAATATTCCCATTTAGAAGAAAAGAAAGTGCAGCAATGGCATCCAATATCACACGGAAAAGATAGATTTTTATAAATCTCTTTTTCGAGGTATTTTTATGCAGCATCAAAAGATTATTCCTAAAGTTAAGATGTGTTTTGAAAGGATTGCTTCTTGATAAAGTTGCTCCTCCAACATGCCATACCTTTACACCTCCTAAATAGCCTATTTTATATCCCTTTGATCTGATGCGCCAGCAAATGTCGATTTCTTCCATATGGGCAAAAAATCTTGAATCAAAGCCTCCCACCTCATGAAAAACAGAGGCCCTGATGGCCATACAGGCACCTGATGCCCAATCCACCTGAATTTCGTTATTATATTGGCCTTCGTCTTTTTCTATAGTACTGAAAATTCTTCCCCTACAATACGGATATCCTAAACTATCTATAAAACCACCTCCTGCCCCTGCATAATCAAAAAAATCAGGGTTTTGAAAAGAAAGTATTTTAGGCTGTAACGCAGCATATTCACTCTTTCTATCCAGCCAATCAATCAGATCTTTATCCCAGCCAGGACTTACATCTACGTCGGAGTTTAGCAAAATGTAATATTCAAAACCTCCTTCAAGTTGGGACAAGGCCTTGTTGTACCCTCCGGTAAAACCGGAATTTTCAGAAAAACTCAACAACGTCAATCCGGGAAACTCCGATTTCACAAACTCCACAGAGCCATCATTACTGGCATTATCTGCGATAATGATTTCGAACTGAGAATGGCTTATAACAGAAGGGAGAAATTTGCGGAGCATTTCTTTTCCGTTGTAATTTAATATGACAACAGCTGCCTTCTGCATCAAAACATATTTCCGAAGTCCATTCCCGGAATATTTGGCATCATACCATCAGTGGCAGACTTCAGTTCCTCTTTGATCTTTACCTCAATTTGCTCCAGTGCTTTATTGGTGGCAGCCACAATAAGATCACTCAACATTTCTTTATCCGACAGATTGACAATAGAATCATCCATTTCAATGGAAATCACATTTCTGTTTCCATTCACGGTTACCTTCACCATACCTGCACCGGATTCACCCTCAGCTTTGAGATAAACGAGTTTTGACTGGGCATCCTTGATTTTGGCCTGTGCCTCTTTTACTTTATTCATGATACTCATTATATCAAACATATCATCATCTTTAGTTTGGTGCAAATATAAAGGATTTCATTTCAGTATATAGTTTTGATTATACTTGGGTTTTGATCTGTCGATTGATTTATATCAAAACTATATTTTATTTATAGAAATTATTAACAAATTTTATATATATTATGAAACATTTTTCAGTCAATTCCGATTCTTTGACTAATCCTGTAAACTTCTAACTAAGATATTTATGAAACTCGTCGAAAAAATAACCAAAGAACAAATCCTTGATTTAAAATTTTGTAAAAAAGAAGTTTTGGAAGATGACATGGCCAGGAGAAAAAGAAATTTTGATTTGATGCGGGCACAGGCTTTGGGTAATCTTCTTAGGAGTAAAGTAAATATCACTTTCGAAACTGCCGATGAAAAAGTCTATCAGGTCAATACCACCGTTTGGGCAGTAGGCAATCAGTTTGTTTCTTTAAAATGCAATACCTATATCCCCATCAATGCTATCCTTGAGGTCGATTGACACTATTAATACGGGACAAGATCCAATTTATACAAACCTTTTTATCAACTCATCAAGCAACATGGATTCCTGAACTCCTGTTTTTAGGTTTTTTAGGCTAATTGATCCTTCGTTGATTTCATTATCCCCCAAAATGATTACAAAAGGAATTTCCTTTTTATCGGCATAGGTGAACTGCTTTTTGATTTTTGCCATTTCCGGATAAAGTTCCGAAGAAACACCATTGTTTCTCAAGGCATTCAAAACTTTAAGTCCGTATTCA
This window of the Aquiflexum balticum DSM 16537 genome carries:
- a CDS encoding PspC domain-containing protein — translated: MNEIKLFFEERAFGVCSKLGEKLHFPIDSIRLFFIYSSFITLGSPIIVYVSMAMLMKVRKYLRKMNNPILFD
- a CDS encoding tetratricopeptide repeat protein → MFKITEKYFLLLILIFVFGSCSPKINIYDSLLEGVYAKPEILELHRDSVRFRIEGAIPLEFLKKDVRIVLYPEYLYGEGSLRFGEIVPFDGVYTQNLISARIDNSFVFPYLPGMERGDLVIKGLVEKKNNVYQSPSKTLAAGLETSPLLTRIGQVIPDQPIPEIGVYMEKEFSDQKSLDSREFTIPFSPGSSVRSAPVLPTAVKDFFILGEKGKKISRVTITGLNSPSAQDNIKGLALKRAEFITDQLQESGLLKGAKIETDFRSEDWFDLRLLLSDYQGISPVQKEAVYNVLLNQRDFSSQLQELQRLDSYRNISRDLFPKLNAAKVSVLLEDTRFNNLEISASVFALLNNGEPLDGLTQDHLIFAGQTAKRLEEKEAIFLKLTELYPSELAFNNLGVVYLNRAQRELDVREKNVLITNAINMFKQANRIKTTSVSLHNIGRAYILRGDYFDAYIAVSEASALERDESDSFLSYNEGVRGALDIINGDYKLATIRLNRAKENEENLFNKGLAYFLTEDYRMALESFEECVQVDRSSGYGFYGLALVASLSGDKIGMIENLSKSIERSEYLRERALRDINFKAYFEEQDFIGLFRSEKKLE
- a CDS encoding YbaB/EbfC family nucleoid-associated protein — translated: MFDIMSIMNKVKEAQAKIKDAQSKLVYLKAEGESGAGMVKVTVNGNRNVISIEMDDSIVNLSDKEMLSDLIVAATNKALEQIEVKIKEELKSATDGMMPNIPGMDFGNMF
- a CDS encoding glycosyltransferase family 2 protein → MQKAAVVILNYNGKEMLRKFLPSVISHSQFEIIIADNASNDGSVEFVKSEFPGLTLLSFSENSGFTGGYNKALSQLEGGFEYYILLNSDVDVSPGWDKDLIDWLDRKSEYAALQPKILSFQNPDFFDYAGAGGGFIDSLGYPYCRGRIFSTIEKDEGQYNNEIQVDWASGACMAIRASVFHEVGGFDSRFFAHMEEIDICWRIRSKGYKIGYLGGVKVWHVGGATLSRSNPFKTHLNFRNNLLMLHKNTSKKRFIKIYLFRVILDAIAALSFLLNGNIQDSKEVLKAHLAFHKMKNSGNKHVLASKLPEQISIRRKRSILWDYFIRGQKTFGKI